One Microvirga thermotolerans DNA window includes the following coding sequences:
- a CDS encoding carboxyl transferase domain-containing protein: MPVIATSADLTSDSARANRQAWAELSRELAEKRAAAAEGGPAKARERHLARGKLLPRERVMRLLDPGAPFLELGGLAAHGMYEDAIHGAGIITGIGRVAGREVMIVCNDSTIKGGTYYPMTVKKHLRAQEVARENRLPCIYLVDSGGANLPHQTEVFPDREHFGRIFYNQATLSSLGIPQIACVMGSCTAGGAYVPAMSDETVIVRRQGTIFLGGPPLVKAATGEVVSAEDLGGADVHARQSGVADHYATDDVHALAIVRRIVGSLNSRKRVDLDLAEPVEPKYAIEDLDAIVPTDLKKQYDIREVIARLVDGSEFDEFKRLYGTTLVTGFARLWGMPIGIVANNGILFSESALKGAHFIELCCQRRIPLLFLQNISGFMVGRQYEAGGIAKDGAKLVTAVACAQVPKITLLVGGSFGAGNYGMCGRAYSPRFLFTWPNSRISVMGGEQAASVLATVRRDNLEAEGKAWSAAEEEAFKDPIRRKYEEEGSPYYATARLWDDGIILPSETRRVLALAFSATLNAPVPETRFGVFRM; encoded by the coding sequence GTGCCTGTCATCGCCACTTCCGCCGATCTGACGTCCGATTCCGCCCGCGCCAACCGGCAGGCCTGGGCCGAGCTTTCGCGGGAACTCGCCGAGAAACGCGCCGCCGCCGCCGAGGGCGGGCCCGCCAAGGCCCGGGAGAGGCACCTGGCGCGGGGCAAGCTCCTGCCGCGCGAGCGGGTGATGCGCCTCCTCGATCCCGGGGCGCCCTTCCTCGAGCTCGGGGGGCTGGCCGCCCACGGCATGTACGAGGACGCCATCCACGGGGCGGGCATCATCACCGGAATCGGCCGGGTCGCCGGGCGCGAGGTGATGATCGTCTGCAACGACTCGACCATCAAGGGCGGCACCTACTACCCGATGACGGTGAAGAAGCACCTGCGCGCCCAGGAAGTGGCCCGCGAGAACCGGCTGCCCTGCATCTACCTGGTCGATTCCGGCGGCGCGAACCTGCCGCACCAGACCGAGGTCTTCCCGGACCGGGAGCATTTCGGGCGCATCTTCTACAACCAGGCGACGCTCTCCTCCCTCGGCATTCCGCAGATCGCCTGCGTCATGGGCTCCTGCACGGCGGGCGGCGCCTACGTGCCCGCCATGTCGGACGAGACCGTCATCGTGCGGCGCCAGGGCACCATCTTCCTCGGCGGCCCGCCCCTGGTGAAGGCCGCCACCGGCGAGGTCGTCTCGGCGGAGGACCTGGGCGGGGCGGACGTCCATGCCCGCCAGTCCGGCGTCGCGGACCATTACGCGACGGACGACGTCCATGCGCTCGCCATCGTCCGCCGCATCGTCGGCTCGCTGAATTCGCGCAAGCGGGTGGACCTCGACCTCGCCGAGCCCGTCGAGCCGAAATACGCCATCGAGGATCTCGACGCGATCGTGCCGACGGACCTCAAGAAGCAGTACGACATCCGCGAGGTGATCGCCCGGCTGGTGGACGGCTCCGAGTTCGACGAGTTCAAGCGCCTCTACGGCACCACCCTCGTGACCGGTTTCGCCCGCCTGTGGGGCATGCCCATCGGCATCGTGGCGAACAACGGCATCCTGTTCTCGGAGAGCGCCCTGAAGGGCGCCCATTTCATCGAGCTGTGCTGCCAGCGCCGCATCCCGCTCCTCTTCCTGCAGAACATCTCCGGCTTCATGGTCGGGCGTCAGTACGAGGCGGGCGGCATCGCCAAGGACGGCGCCAAGCTCGTCACCGCCGTCGCCTGCGCGCAGGTGCCGAAGATCACCCTTCTCGTGGGCGGGTCGTTCGGCGCGGGCAACTACGGCATGTGCGGCCGGGCCTATTCCCCCCGCTTCCTCTTCACTTGGCCGAACTCCCGGATCTCGGTCATGGGCGGCGAGCAGGCGGCGAGCGTCCTCGCCACCGTGCGGCGGGACAATCTTGAGGCCGAGGGCAAGGCCTGGAGCGCGGCGGAGGAGGAGGCCTTCAAGGACCCGATCCGCCGCAAGTACGAGGAGGAGGGCAGCCCCTACTACGCCACCGCGCGCCTGTGGGACGACGGCATCATCCTGCCCTCCGAGACGCGCCGCGTCCTGGCGCTCGCCTTCTCGGCCACCCTCAACGCGCCGGTGCCCGAGACGAGGTTCGGCGTCTTCCGCATGTAG
- the lipB gene encoding lipoyl(octanoyl) transferase LipB, with protein sequence MAGLRDNLADSFRAAEGMPPVAWAISDGLTGYEEAVAFMEARAAAIAEGMAPETVWLVEHPPLYTAGTSARAEDLVEPDRFPVFRTGRGGQYTYHGPGQRVAYVMLDLKRRQPDLRRYVAALEGWLIATLAEFNVRGERRDDRVGVWVRRPEKGEAVEDKIAAIGIRVRRWVSYHGIGLNVDPDLSHFSGIVPCGVRQHGVTSLVDLGIPVSLPEVDATLRRTFETIFGPTERVAAPLLSGN encoded by the coding sequence GTGGCGGGTCTTCGCGACAATCTGGCCGATAGTTTCCGGGCGGCGGAGGGGATGCCTCCGGTCGCCTGGGCGATCTCGGACGGGCTCACCGGCTACGAGGAGGCGGTCGCCTTCATGGAGGCGCGGGCCGCCGCCATCGCGGAAGGGATGGCGCCCGAGACGGTCTGGCTCGTGGAGCATCCACCGCTCTACACCGCCGGCACCTCCGCGAGGGCCGAGGACCTCGTCGAGCCGGACCGGTTCCCCGTGTTCCGGACCGGGCGCGGCGGACAGTACACCTATCACGGCCCGGGCCAGCGGGTCGCCTACGTGATGCTCGACCTCAAGCGGCGCCAGCCCGACCTGCGCCGCTACGTGGCCGCTCTGGAGGGCTGGCTGATCGCGACTCTGGCGGAGTTCAACGTGCGCGGCGAGCGGCGGGACGACCGGGTCGGTGTCTGGGTCCGCCGCCCGGAGAAGGGAGAAGCGGTGGAGGACAAGATCGCCGCCATCGGCATCCGGGTCCGCCGCTGGGTCAGCTATCACGGGATCGGCCTCAACGTGGACCCCGACCTGTCCCACTTCTCGGGAATCGTGCCCTGCGGCGTGCGCCAGCACGGGGTCACGAGCCTCGTCGACCTCGGCATTCCGGTGTCCCTGCCGGAGGTGGACGCCACCCTGCGCAGGACGTTCGAGACGATCTTCGGGCCGACCGAGAGGGTCGCGGCGCCGTTGCTTTCGGGCAACTGA
- the mgtE gene encoding magnesium transporter produces the protein MQDVENRTPPPSSPSGAATAPLSFRDGNQDIDPAFVDAVSEAIRAADAPRLQHLVEDFHESDLGDLLEALEPEDRPRLIELLGPAFDFAALTEVDDAVREEILEELETSTVAEGVRELDHDDAVYILEDLDEEDKAEILEQLPPVERVALQRALEYPEGSAGRRMQNELIAVPPFWTVGQTIDFMRETENLPDTFYEIFVIDPGGHLLGAVPLDKLLRSKRPVTIQSIMDDDPDRVRATDPQEDAARLFQRYNLVSAAVTDEAGRLVGVLMVDDIVDVLDEEADADIKQLGGVNSEEELSDTVWDIVKSRSTWLFVNLCTALLSASVINAFSGSLQKMVALAVLMPIVASMGGNAGTQTMTVAVRALATRELGRANAWRIIRREMVVGLLNGAAFALLLASVAVLWFGTANLGPVIGLAIVVTLVSAAFGGIVIPLALSRLGVDPAVSSGPLVTTITDVVGFFSFLGIATLWFGL, from the coding sequence ATGCAGGACGTCGAGAACAGGACGCCGCCTCCCTCCTCGCCTTCCGGCGCGGCGACGGCCCCGCTGAGCTTCCGCGACGGGAATCAGGACATCGATCCGGCCTTCGTGGACGCGGTGTCGGAGGCCATCCGCGCCGCCGACGCTCCCCGCCTGCAGCACCTCGTGGAGGACTTCCACGAATCCGACCTGGGCGACCTGCTCGAGGCCCTGGAGCCCGAGGACCGGCCGCGCCTGATCGAACTCCTCGGCCCGGCCTTCGACTTCGCGGCCCTCACCGAGGTGGACGACGCGGTCCGCGAGGAGATCCTGGAGGAGCTCGAGACCTCGACGGTGGCCGAGGGCGTGCGCGAGCTCGACCACGACGACGCGGTCTACATCCTCGAGGACCTGGACGAGGAGGACAAGGCCGAGATCCTCGAACAGCTCCCGCCCGTCGAGCGCGTCGCCCTGCAGCGGGCCCTGGAATATCCCGAAGGATCCGCCGGCCGGCGCATGCAGAACGAGCTGATCGCCGTGCCTCCGTTCTGGACCGTCGGGCAGACCATCGACTTCATGCGCGAGACGGAGAACCTGCCCGACACCTTCTACGAGATCTTCGTCATCGACCCGGGTGGGCATCTCCTCGGAGCGGTGCCTCTCGACAAGCTCCTGCGCAGCAAGCGCCCCGTCACCATCCAGTCGATCATGGACGACGACCCGGACCGGGTGAGGGCCACCGACCCGCAGGAGGACGCGGCCCGGCTCTTCCAGCGCTACAACCTGGTTTCCGCCGCGGTCACGGACGAGGCGGGCCGCCTCGTCGGCGTGCTGATGGTCGACGACATCGTCGACGTGCTGGACGAGGAGGCGGACGCCGACATCAAGCAGCTCGGCGGCGTGAATTCGGAGGAGGAGCTGTCCGACACCGTGTGGGACATCGTGAAGAGCCGCTCCACCTGGCTCTTCGTGAATCTCTGCACCGCCCTCCTCTCGGCTTCCGTGATCAATGCCTTCTCCGGCTCCCTCCAGAAGATGGTCGCCCTTGCCGTCCTGATGCCCATCGTCGCCTCCATGGGCGGCAATGCGGGCACGCAGACGATGACGGTCGCCGTGCGCGCGCTCGCCACCCGGGAGCTCGGGCGGGCGAACGCCTGGCGCATCATCCGCCGCGAGATGGTGGTGGGCCTCCTCAACGGCGCCGCCTTCGCCCTGCTCCTGGCCAGCGTCGCGGTCCTGTGGTTCGGCACCGCCAATCTCGGGCCGGTGATCGGCCTCGCCATCGTCGTCACCCTCGTCTCGGCGGCCTTTGGGGGAATCGTCATTCCCCTCGCGCTGAGCCGCCTCGGGGTCGATCCGGCCGTTTCCTCCGGCCCGCTCGTGACCACGATCACCGACGTGGTCGGCTTCTTCTCCTTCCTCGGGATCGCGACCCTCTGGTTCGGGCTCTGA
- a CDS encoding glycoside hydrolase family 25 protein: MGLASCAIAPSSRYPAKSDAKPHAGVASAHRLPIHGVDVSKWQGKVDWAALRQAGTKFAFIKATEGGDHVDSRFLENWWGAKNAGIPRGAYHFVYWCRPAHEQAAWFKKNVPQDPEALPPVLDVEWNGESVNCPRKVPREQALAMIDVMLKEMEAHTGKRPIIYTDITFHKEILEGEFTDYPFWIRSVAAEPHERYNNRRWTFWQFTTTGRVPGVSGDVDRNTFYGTENQWRMFVQSACDPRDHHRLKPMGVCRDLDPVQTASIDE, from the coding sequence ATGGGTCTGGCGTCGTGCGCCATCGCGCCCTCGAGCCGGTACCCGGCGAAGAGCGACGCCAAGCCCCATGCGGGCGTCGCATCGGCCCACCGGCTGCCGATCCACGGGGTCGACGTGTCCAAGTGGCAGGGCAAGGTCGACTGGGCGGCGCTGCGCCAGGCCGGAACCAAGTTCGCCTTCATCAAGGCGACGGAGGGCGGCGACCACGTGGACAGCCGCTTCCTCGAGAACTGGTGGGGCGCCAAGAACGCCGGCATTCCGCGGGGCGCCTATCACTTCGTCTACTGGTGCCGCCCGGCCCACGAGCAGGCCGCCTGGTTCAAGAAGAACGTCCCACAGGACCCGGAGGCCCTCCCCCCCGTCCTCGACGTGGAGTGGAACGGCGAGTCCGTGAACTGCCCGCGGAAGGTGCCGCGCGAGCAGGCCCTCGCGATGATCGACGTGATGCTCAAGGAGATGGAGGCCCATACCGGCAAGCGCCCGATCATCTACACCGACATCACCTTCCACAAGGAGATCCTGGAGGGCGAGTTCACCGACTACCCGTTCTGGATCCGCAGCGTCGCGGCCGAGCCGCACGAGCGCTACAACAACCGCCGCTGGACCTTCTGGCAGTTCACCACCACCGGCCGTGTGCCGGGCGTCTCGGGCGACGTGGACCGCAACACGTTCTACGGCACCGAGAACCAGTGGCGGATGTTCGTGCAGAGCGCCTGCGATCCCCGCGACCATCACCGCCTCAAGCCGATGGGCGTGTGCCGCGACCTCGACCCGGTCCAGACCGCCAGCATCGACGAGTAG
- a CDS encoding isovaleryl-CoA dehydrogenase produces the protein MLRNVEKTFNFDLGETAEAIRETVRDFTRDHIAPRAQEIDRTNEFPRDLWPKMGELGLHGITVEEEYGGIGLGYLEHVIAMEEISRGSASVGLSYGAHSNLCINQIRRNGTDEQKRRYLPKLISGEHLGALAMSEPGSGSDVVSMRTEARKQGDRYIINGNKMWITNGPSADVLVIYAKTDPEAGPRGMTAFIVERGFKGFSSQQKLDKIGMRGSDTCELVFEDCEVPEENVLGKVGKGVNVLMSGLDYERAVLAAGPLGIMQACMDVVLPYIHERKQFGQPIGSFQLVQAKVADMYVTMNACKAYVYAVAKACDRGETTREDAAGAILFAAEKATQCALDAIQLLGGNGYINDYPTGRLLRDAKLYEIGAGTSEIRRMLIGRELFEKTA, from the coding sequence ATGCTGAGAAACGTTGAGAAGACCTTCAATTTCGACCTCGGCGAAACCGCCGAGGCGATCCGCGAGACGGTGCGCGACTTCACCCGCGACCACATTGCGCCGCGCGCCCAGGAGATCGACCGGACGAACGAGTTCCCCCGCGACCTCTGGCCCAAGATGGGCGAGCTCGGCCTGCACGGGATCACGGTCGAGGAGGAGTACGGCGGCATCGGCCTGGGCTATCTCGAGCACGTGATCGCCATGGAGGAGATCTCCCGCGGCTCGGCCTCCGTCGGCCTCTCCTACGGCGCGCATTCCAACCTCTGCATCAACCAGATCCGGCGCAACGGCACCGACGAGCAGAAGCGCCGCTACCTGCCGAAGCTGATCTCCGGCGAGCATCTCGGCGCGCTCGCCATGTCGGAGCCCGGCTCGGGATCGGACGTGGTCTCGATGCGGACCGAGGCGCGCAAGCAGGGCGACCGCTACATCATCAACGGCAACAAGATGTGGATCACCAACGGCCCCTCGGCGGACGTCCTGGTGATCTACGCCAAGACCGACCCGGAGGCGGGCCCGCGCGGCATGACCGCCTTCATCGTCGAGCGCGGCTTCAAGGGTTTCTCCAGCCAGCAGAAGCTCGACAAGATCGGCATGCGCGGCTCCGACACCTGCGAGCTCGTCTTCGAGGATTGCGAGGTGCCGGAGGAGAACGTCCTGGGCAAGGTCGGCAAGGGCGTGAACGTGCTCATGTCGGGCCTCGACTACGAGCGCGCCGTGCTCGCCGCGGGCCCCCTCGGCATCATGCAGGCGTGCATGGACGTGGTCCTGCCCTACATCCACGAGCGCAAGCAGTTCGGACAGCCCATCGGCAGCTTCCAGCTCGTGCAGGCCAAGGTTGCCGACATGTACGTGACCATGAACGCCTGCAAGGCCTACGTGTACGCCGTCGCCAAGGCCTGCGACCGGGGCGAGACCACCCGCGAGGACGCGGCGGGCGCCATCCTCTTCGCCGCCGAGAAGGCGACCCAGTGCGCCCTCGACGCCATCCAGCTCCTGGGCGGGAACGGCTACATCAACGACTATCCGACCGGCCGCCTGCTGCGCGACGCCAAGCTCTACGAGATCGGCGCCGGCACGAGCGAGATCCGGCGCATGCTGATCGGCCGCGAGCTGTTCGAGAAGACCGCGTGA
- a CDS encoding DUF6454 family protein — protein MRRLSTCLAALALAATASAVMAAESGRDLLAERVTKLSRGTQWKPVEAVPIGFPTFHPQGMVKIGDTLFVSSVEIKVPTKRFPQPVDGFDRDTGEGAAHLFKIDMKGNLIKEITLGEGSIYHPGGIDYDGRHIWVPVAEYRPNSRSIVYRVDPETMEATEVFRFNDHIGGVVRDTDDNSLHGVSWGSRRFYRWPLGPDGKPTNADEAPEKLRRLNTSHYLDYQDCKYVGGHRMLCSGVTEMRVTTDAPLFRLGGLDLVNLADGRPLFQTPVLLWTASGFDMTHNPVWMEASEAGIRGYFMPEDDKSTLYVYEAEVK, from the coding sequence ATGCGCCGTTTATCCACCTGCCTGGCCGCCCTCGCCCTGGCCGCGACGGCTTCTGCCGTCATGGCGGCCGAGAGCGGACGGGACCTTCTCGCCGAACGGGTGACGAAGCTCTCGCGCGGCACCCAATGGAAGCCCGTCGAGGCGGTGCCGATCGGCTTCCCCACCTTCCATCCGCAGGGCATGGTGAAGATCGGCGACACGCTCTTCGTCTCCTCGGTGGAGATCAAGGTGCCGACCAAGCGCTTCCCGCAGCCGGTGGATGGGTTCGACCGGGACACCGGCGAGGGGGCGGCGCACCTCTTCAAGATCGACATGAAGGGCAACCTCATCAAGGAGATCACCCTCGGCGAGGGCTCGATCTACCATCCCGGCGGCATCGACTACGACGGCCGCCATATCTGGGTGCCGGTCGCGGAGTATCGCCCCAACAGCCGCTCCATCGTCTACCGGGTCGACCCGGAGACCATGGAGGCGACGGAGGTCTTCCGCTTCAACGACCATATCGGCGGCGTCGTCCGCGACACGGACGACAATTCCCTCCACGGCGTCAGCTGGGGCTCCCGGCGCTTCTACCGCTGGCCCCTGGGGCCGGACGGGAAACCCACCAATGCGGACGAGGCGCCCGAGAAGCTGCGGCGGCTCAACACCTCCCACTACCTCGACTACCAGGACTGCAAGTATGTGGGCGGCCACCGCATGCTCTGCTCCGGCGTCACGGAAATGCGCGTGACGACGGACGCGCCGCTCTTCCGGCTCGGCGGGCTCGACCTCGTGAACCTCGCGGACGGGCGCCCGCTCTTCCAGACTCCCGTCCTGCTCTGGACGGCCTCCGGCTTCGACATGACCCACAACCCGGTCTGGATGGAGGCGAGCGAGGCCGGCATCCGCGGCTACTTCATGCCGGAGGACGACAAGTCGACCCTCTACGTCTACGAGGCCGAGGTGAAGTAG
- a CDS encoding ribonuclease activity regulator RraA, which yields MTLDRAIADALCATSTATLTTVLLKKGIRRCWMQGPVPMFNAAERLVGRAFTLRFVPAREDLATPESWSSPRSTRAAIEDMPEGCIAVVDAMGVTDAGIFGDILTARMKKRGVTALVTDGVVRDAAGVEGTELPVWCAGAAAPPSVAGLTFVGWQEPIGCGGVAVFPDDVIVADGDGVVVIPAALVEEVAKAAVEQERLELWIMREVEKGVPLPGLYPPNAETKARYEAETGRS from the coding sequence ATGACCCTGGACAGAGCCATCGCCGACGCCCTGTGCGCCACGTCCACCGCCACCCTGACGACGGTTCTCCTGAAGAAGGGAATCCGGCGCTGCTGGATGCAGGGCCCCGTGCCCATGTTCAACGCCGCCGAGCGCCTCGTGGGCCGCGCCTTCACCCTGCGCTTCGTGCCGGCCCGCGAGGACCTGGCGACGCCCGAATCCTGGTCCTCCCCCCGCTCCACCCGCGCCGCCATCGAGGACATGCCGGAAGGCTGCATCGCCGTGGTCGACGCCATGGGCGTGACCGATGCGGGCATCTTCGGCGACATCCTCACCGCGCGCATGAAGAAGCGCGGCGTCACCGCCCTCGTGACCGACGGCGTCGTGCGCGACGCGGCGGGGGTCGAGGGCACCGAATTGCCGGTCTGGTGCGCGGGCGCGGCGGCTCCGCCCTCCGTGGCCGGCCTCACCTTCGTCGGCTGGCAGGAGCCCATCGGCTGCGGCGGCGTGGCGGTCTTCCCGGACGACGTGATCGTGGCCGACGGCGACGGCGTCGTGGTCATTCCCGCCGCCCTCGTGGAGGAGGTCGCGAAGGCCGCCGTCGAGCAGGAGCGCCTCGAGCTCTGGATCATGCGCGAGGTGGAGAAGGGCGTGCCCCTCCCCGGCCTCTATCCGCCGAACGCGGAGACCAAGGCGCGCTACGAGGCCGAGACCGGGCGCTCGTAA
- a CDS encoding YdcF family protein, whose amino-acid sequence MFYLASKIAWFFATPSNLLASLVLLGIVLGMTKRCRRLGQGIALSGALALLAFGLLPVSSALLKPLEERFPAFRDDGRPVDGIILLGGAVEASDSLSRGSLAANESAERVLDTLTLARRYPKARILISGGGGTVFGDGAAEAPVIAAYLEGVGIDPARIVVEDRSRTTAENATFTRALIDPAKGERWLLVTSAWHMPRAMGVFRKAGLDVVAYPVDYRTGAGEDALRPFAFVSDGLRRLDVAAKEWAGLVAYYAAGKTPALLPAP is encoded by the coding sequence GTGTTCTACCTCGCCTCGAAGATCGCGTGGTTCTTCGCGACGCCGTCGAACCTCCTCGCCAGCCTCGTCCTCCTGGGGATCGTCCTCGGCATGACGAAGCGATGCCGCCGGCTCGGGCAGGGCATTGCCCTCTCGGGCGCCCTCGCTCTCCTCGCCTTCGGCCTGCTGCCGGTCTCCAGCGCGCTCCTGAAGCCGCTGGAGGAGCGCTTCCCCGCCTTCCGCGACGACGGCAGGCCGGTGGACGGCATCATCCTCCTCGGCGGAGCGGTGGAGGCATCCGACTCCCTGTCGCGCGGCAGCCTCGCCGCCAACGAATCGGCGGAGCGGGTGCTCGACACCCTCACCCTCGCCCGCCGCTATCCCAAGGCGCGGATCCTGATCTCGGGAGGCGGCGGCACCGTCTTCGGCGACGGAGCGGCCGAGGCCCCCGTCATCGCCGCCTATCTCGAGGGCGTGGGCATCGATCCGGCCCGCATCGTCGTGGAGGACCGCTCCCGCACCACGGCCGAGAACGCCACCTTCACCCGGGCGCTGATCGACCCCGCAAAGGGCGAGCGCTGGCTCCTCGTCACCTCCGCGTGGCACATGCCGCGGGCCATGGGCGTCTTCCGCAAGGCGGGCCTCGACGTCGTTGCCTATCCCGTCGACTACCGCACGGGCGCGGGAGAGGATGCCCTGCGCCCCTTCGCCTTCGTGTCGGACGGGCTGCGGCGGCTCGATGTGGCCGCCAAGGAATGGGCGGGGCTCGTCGCCTACTACGCCGCCGGAAAGACCCCCGCCCTCCTCCCCGCGCCGTGA
- a CDS encoding DUF3253 domain-containing protein, which yields MLALLAARGEGRTIGPMDVARAIGGDRPEGWGPLMQPVRRVAVRLMKEGRVAILRKGRPVDPDDFRGVYRLAPPPGR from the coding sequence ATGCTCGCCCTTCTCGCGGCGCGGGGCGAGGGCCGGACGATCGGCCCGATGGACGTCGCGCGCGCCATCGGCGGCGACCGCCCGGAGGGCTGGGGCCCCCTGATGCAGCCCGTGCGCCGGGTCGCCGTGCGGCTGATGAAGGAGGGGCGCGTCGCCATTCTCCGCAAGGGGCGCCCGGTCGATCCCGACGATTTCAGGGGAGTCTACCGCCTCGCGCCGCCGCCCGGACGTTGA
- a CDS encoding DUF599 domain-containing protein encodes MLGFTVLDVAALAFFLLAWFGYYAAVELTKAGGKSLNTIMDGYRYRWMAQAVIRENRIVDTTILGALMNGTAFFASTSLIAIGGVLALLRSADAVLPIFATLPFESAVTPLMWELKVIGLAVIFVYAFFKFAWSYRLFNYMAIIVGSIPVLRADNREEAEHVARQAAAMNAVAGKHFNRGQRAFFFSLAYLGWFVNAYLFMAATACVLYVMWRRQFISDARLAASVGSGRVEGNG; translated from the coding sequence GTGCTGGGTTTCACCGTTCTGGACGTTGCGGCTTTGGCGTTCTTCCTGCTCGCCTGGTTCGGCTACTACGCGGCGGTCGAGCTGACCAAGGCGGGCGGGAAGAGCCTGAACACGATCATGGACGGCTACCGCTACCGCTGGATGGCGCAGGCCGTGATCCGCGAGAACCGGATCGTGGACACGACGATTCTCGGGGCGCTCATGAACGGAACCGCGTTCTTCGCCTCCACCTCGCTCATCGCCATCGGCGGCGTCCTGGCTCTCCTCCGGTCGGCCGACGCGGTTCTGCCGATCTTCGCCACGCTGCCCTTCGAATCGGCGGTCACGCCGCTCATGTGGGAGCTCAAGGTGATCGGGCTCGCCGTGATCTTCGTCTACGCCTTCTTCAAGTTCGCCTGGTCCTACCGCCTGTTCAACTACATGGCGATCATCGTCGGCTCGATCCCGGTGCTGCGGGCCGACAACCGGGAGGAGGCGGAGCATGTCGCCCGGCAGGCGGCGGCGATGAACGCGGTGGCGGGAAAGCACTTCAACCGGGGACAGCGCGCCTTCTTCTTCTCGCTCGCCTATCTCGGCTGGTTCGTGAACGCCTATCTCTTCATGGCCGCCACGGCCTGCGTGCTGTATGTCATGTGGCGGCGTCAGTTCATCTCCGACGCCCGGTTGGCGGCCTCGGTCGGGAGCGGACGTGTCGAAGGCAACGGATGA
- a CDS encoding rhodanese-like domain-containing protein: MAQTITRGFKAMLDEANAKIVTISAEEAIARHGRDDTVFVDLRDPRELEREGRMPGALHCPRGMLEFWIDPESPYHKPTFAQDKTFIFFCAAGWRSALSAATAQDMGLKPVAHIDGGFAAWKAAGGPVETDAREKR; encoded by the coding sequence ATGGCCCAGACGATCACCCGCGGCTTCAAGGCGATGCTCGACGAGGCCAACGCGAAGATCGTGACGATCAGCGCGGAGGAAGCCATCGCGCGCCACGGGCGGGACGACACCGTCTTCGTGGACCTGCGCGACCCGCGCGAGCTTGAGCGCGAAGGCCGGATGCCCGGCGCCCTCCACTGCCCGCGCGGAATGCTGGAATTCTGGATCGATCCCGAAAGCCCCTACCACAAGCCGACCTTCGCGCAGGACAAGACCTTCATCTTCTTCTGTGCAGCGGGATGGCGCTCCGCCCTGTCCGCGGCGACAGCACAGGACATGGGGCTGAAACCCGTCGCCCATATCGACGGCGGCTTCGCCGCGTGGAAGGCGGCGGGAGGCCCCGTGGAGACGGACGCCAGGGAGAAGCGTTAA
- a CDS encoding acylphosphatase — protein MSPERTLHVIIHGRVQGVGFRAWIHHQAQLHGLGGWVRNRKDGTVEAVFRGPDERVEAMLRACRQGPRGAAVERIEPVEGSTETSEGQASFEVRATV, from the coding sequence ATGTCGCCGGAGCGCACCCTTCACGTCATCATTCACGGTCGGGTCCAGGGCGTGGGGTTCCGCGCCTGGATCCATCACCAGGCCCAGCTCCACGGCCTCGGCGGCTGGGTCCGCAACCGGAAGGACGGCACCGTGGAGGCCGTGTTCCGCGGGCCCGACGAGAGGGTGGAGGCCATGCTCAGGGCCTGCCGGCAGGGACCGCGCGGCGCGGCGGTGGAAAGGATCGAGCCGGTGGAGGGCAGCACCGAGACGTCCGAGGGACAGGCGTCCTTCGAGGTCCGGGCGACCGTTTAA
- a CDS encoding DUF6766 family protein, protein MNTKKASLWKQYGYAWVTLGFFLISLVGHWLFGWFAYVNEQRAHDQPVQVSEYTVEMMRDTLENWQSEFLQLLWQVGGLAILLYVGSPQSKEGDDRMEAKIDEILRRVDPKNAERIIRTLDEDYAGRHTDARHAYLEETSR, encoded by the coding sequence ATGAACACGAAAAAGGCTTCCCTCTGGAAGCAGTACGGCTATGCCTGGGTGACGCTGGGCTTCTTCCTCATCTCCCTCGTCGGGCACTGGCTCTTCGGATGGTTCGCCTACGTGAACGAGCAGAGAGCGCACGACCAGCCGGTTCAGGTCTCGGAGTACACGGTCGAGATGATGCGGGACACGCTGGAGAACTGGCAGTCCGAGTTCCTCCAGCTTCTCTGGCAGGTCGGCGGCCTCGCCATTCTGCTCTATGTGGGGTCCCCCCAGTCGAAGGAGGGCGACGACCGCATGGAGGCCAAGATCGACGAGATCCTGCGCCGGGTCGACCCCAAGAACGCGGAGCGGATCATCCGCACCCTCGACGAGGACTATGCAGGCCGCCATACGGACGCGCGGCACGCCTATCTCGAGGAAACCTCCCGCTGA